CACACACGGCCATCCGCGAAGACGCCTCGATGAACTTTGCTGCGATTGATGAATTGATGTCCAGACATCCGGATCTGGATTTGATTTTTGTGGAGAGTGGGGGAGATAATTTGGCTGCTACCTTCAGTCCGGAACTGGTCCATTTCTCCATTTATATCATCGATGTGGCCCAGGGAGAGAAAATCCCGCGCAAAGGCGGACAGGGGATGATCAAATCCGATTTGTTCATCATCAACAAGATCGACCTTGCTCCTTTTGTGGGTGCCCGTCTCGAGGTGATGGCAGAGGATACCCGGGTGGCTCGCGGCAACAAACCGTTCATATTCACCAATCTAAAAGAGGATATCGGTTTGGATGAAGTGATTGATTGGATCAAGAAGAACGCACTATTGGTGGGACTGGGTTGATGGGAAGCTGGACGGGTTATCTGCGGGCAGCATTCGCCAAAAAGGGAGAAAAAAGCTTGTTGCGGGATGCCTATTTCGAAGGAACGCTCAAAATCACGAAACCGGTCTATCTGGACGAGAACGGTCAAGCATGCGTTTATCTCATGAACCCTGGAGGTGGATATCTGGACGGCGATTCATACCGGATGGAAGTACTTTTGGAAGAGGGAGCGGAAGTTCTTCTCACGACGCAATCTTCCACCAAAGTTTACAAGACCCCTCATTGTCCGGTTTTGCAGGAAACAGAGATGAATTTGAAAAAGGGTAGTTTCTTGGAGTATGTTCCGGACCCTGTCATTGCATATGCGCATGCGCGTTTTATGCAGCGAACCATCGTACGGATGGAACAGGGGGCATCGTTGGTCTGTGCCGAGGTGTTCACACCCGGGTGGGCTCCGGATGGTTCTTGGTTTCGCTATGACTTGCTGAAATCCCGGATGGACGTGTACATGGAGGATCAGCTTGTCTTATATGATCATTTGAAGTTGGAACCGGATCGGGGGGATATGCAGGGCCTTGGGTATATGGAGGGTTTTTCGCACCTGGGTTCGTTGATTGCCATTCAGGAAGGAATCGATGCCGGGTTTGTTGAACGCATTCACCGACTGCTTGAGCCGTTCTCCGGAGTGAAAATCGGGTTGTCCATGCTGATGGTTCCGGGGTTGGCTCTCCGTGTATTGGCCCAATGTACACAGGATGTGGAAACGATTTTCGATCTCTGCCGCGGGATCCTGCGGGAAAACAGGTGGGGCACAACAACGTCATTTTTACGAAAATATTGAAAGAAGGATTGTGGATGATGGTACAAGGGTTATGGTCCACTTTGTTGTTGGGATTTTTGATGGGGATCAAGCATGCATTCGAGCCGGATCATGTCGTGGCAGTCACCGCGATTGCGAGTCGGAGCAATAGGTGGTACCGTTCCTCGTTGGCCGGGATCTACTGGGGAATCGGGCACACGGCAACCTTGTTCCTCGTC
This is a stretch of genomic DNA from Polycladomyces subterraneus. It encodes these proteins:
- the ureG gene encoding urease accessory protein UreG produces the protein MEPIRIGIGGPVGAGKTMLVERLTRRMHEEFSIAVVTNDIYTKEDAEFLIKNSVLPEDRIIGVETGGCPHTAIREDASMNFAAIDELMSRHPDLDLIFVESGGDNLAATFSPELVHFSIYIIDVAQGEKIPRKGGQGMIKSDLFIINKIDLAPFVGARLEVMAEDTRVARGNKPFIFTNLKEDIGLDEVIDWIKKNALLVGLG
- a CDS encoding urease accessory protein UreD, which gives rise to MGSWTGYLRAAFAKKGEKSLLRDAYFEGTLKITKPVYLDENGQACVYLMNPGGGYLDGDSYRMEVLLEEGAEVLLTTQSSTKVYKTPHCPVLQETEMNLKKGSFLEYVPDPVIAYAHARFMQRTIVRMEQGASLVCAEVFTPGWAPDGSWFRYDLLKSRMDVYMEDQLVLYDHLKLEPDRGDMQGLGYMEGFSHLGSLIAIQEGIDAGFVERIHRLLEPFSGVKIGLSMLMVPGLALRVLAQCTQDVETIFDLCRGILRENRWGTTTSFLRKY